A genome region from Pangasianodon hypophthalmus isolate fPanHyp1 chromosome 11, fPanHyp1.pri, whole genome shotgun sequence includes the following:
- the LOC113524462 gene encoding uncharacterized protein LOC113524462 isoform X2: MAKVLHALTVLIIAFSIFQESTVVMTAVTQVTRQANTETHHPSSTASLSTHSTFATHSPSKVTQDLNETQQTNNSISPETSTHLTATTSQSHTLSHGEITTTDQTKTAVVVSDSSGTTALRTTKLASVTTILSSTEESGKTATSTGKVNMTPSSASSNKGEDSLAKNPGLVAILCIFFIILALVIVVAIAKIISCRKSPQFERLEDLPMNKMNEDAPFARYPPK, encoded by the exons ATGGCTAAAGTGTTACATGCCCTTACAGTTTTAATCATTGCTTTCAGCATATTTCAAG AATCAACAGTTGTCATGACTGCTGTAACGCAAGTTACAAGACAAGCCAATACTGAAACGCACCATCCATCAAGTACGGCATCTCTGTCCACCCATTCTACCTTTGCGACTCATTCTCCAAGCAAAGTGACTCAGGACTTGaatgaaacacaacaaacaaacaacagcatATCTCCTGAAACAAGCACCCATCTAACAGCCACAACttcacagtcacacacattGTCACATGGCGAGATCACCACCACTGACCAAACCAAAACGGCTGTAGTGGTCAGTGACAGCAGTGGAACCACTGCATTAAGGACAACCAAACTCGCTTCAGTAACAACCATCCTGTCATCTACTGAAGAATCCGGTAAGACAGCTACTTCAACAGGAAAAGTAAATATGACCCCAAGCTCAG CTTCCAGTAATAAGGGAGAAGACAGCTTGGCGAAGAACCCAGGCCTTGTAGCCATCCTGTGCATTTTCTTTATAATTTTGGCTTTGGTGATTGTGGTTGCAATTGCCAAGATCATCAGCTGCCGAAAAAGCCCACAGTTTGAAAGGCTGGAAGATTTACCTATG AACAAGATGAACGAGGATGCACCGTTTGCTCGATACCCTCCAAAATAG
- the LOC113524462 gene encoding uncharacterized protein LOC113524462 isoform X1, with translation MARVLHAIVDLIIAFSILQESTVVMTAVTQVTRQANTETHHPSSTASLSTHSTFATHSPSKVTQDLNETQQTNNSISPETSTHLTATTSQSHTLSHGEITTTDQTKTAVVVSDSSGTTALRTTKLASVTTILSSTEESGKTATSTGKVNMTPSSASSNKGEDSLAKNPGLVAILCIFFIILALVIVVAIAKIISCRKSPQFERLEDLPMNKMNEDAPFARYPPK, from the exons ATGGCTAGAGTACTACATGCCATCGTAGATTTAATCATTGCTTTCAGCATATTACAAG AATCAACAGTTGTCATGACTGCTGTAACGCAAGTTACAAGACAAGCCAATACTGAAACGCACCATCCATCAAGTACGGCATCTCTGTCCACCCATTCTACCTTTGCGACTCATTCTCCAAGCAAAGTGACTCAGGACTTGaatgaaacacaacaaacaaacaacagcatATCTCCTGAAACAAGCACCCATCTAACAGCCACAACttcacagtcacacacattGTCACATGGCGAGATCACCACCACTGACCAAACCAAAACGGCTGTAGTGGTCAGTGACAGCAGTGGAACCACTGCATTAAGGACAACCAAACTCGCTTCAGTAACAACCATCCTGTCATCTACTGAAGAATCCGGTAAGACAGCTACTTCAACAGGAAAAGTAAATATGACCCCAAGCTCAG CTTCCAGTAATAAGGGAGAAGACAGCTTGGCGAAGAACCCAGGCCTTGTAGCCATCCTGTGCATTTTCTTTATAATTTTGGCTTTGGTGATTGTGGTTGCAATTGCCAAGATCATCAGCTGCCGAAAAAGCCCACAGTTTGAAAGGCTGGAAGATTTACCTATG AACAAGATGAACGAGGATGCACCGTTTGCTCGATACCCTCCAAAATAG
- the LOC113524462 gene encoding uncharacterized protein LOC113524462 isoform X3 — protein sequence MARVLHAIVDLIIAFSILQESTVVMTAVTQVTRQANTETHHPSSTASLSTHSTFATHSPSKVTQDLNETQQTNNSISPETSTHLTATTSQSHTLSHGEITTTDQTKTAVVVSDSSGTTALRTTKLASVTTILSSTEESASSNKGEDSLAKNPGLVAILCIFFIILALVIVVAIAKIISCRKSPQFERLEDLPMNKMNEDAPFARYPPK from the exons ATGGCTAGAGTACTACATGCCATCGTAGATTTAATCATTGCTTTCAGCATATTACAAG AATCAACAGTTGTCATGACTGCTGTAACGCAAGTTACAAGACAAGCCAATACTGAAACGCACCATCCATCAAGTACGGCATCTCTGTCCACCCATTCTACCTTTGCGACTCATTCTCCAAGCAAAGTGACTCAGGACTTGaatgaaacacaacaaacaaacaacagcatATCTCCTGAAACAAGCACCCATCTAACAGCCACAACttcacagtcacacacattGTCACATGGCGAGATCACCACCACTGACCAAACCAAAACGGCTGTAGTGGTCAGTGACAGCAGTGGAACCACTGCATTAAGGACAACCAAACTCGCTTCAGTAACAACCATCCTGTCATCTACTGAAGAATCCG CTTCCAGTAATAAGGGAGAAGACAGCTTGGCGAAGAACCCAGGCCTTGTAGCCATCCTGTGCATTTTCTTTATAATTTTGGCTTTGGTGATTGTGGTTGCAATTGCCAAGATCATCAGCTGCCGAAAAAGCCCACAGTTTGAAAGGCTGGAAGATTTACCTATG AACAAGATGAACGAGGATGCACCGTTTGCTCGATACCCTCCAAAATAG